A segment of the Elaeis guineensis isolate ETL-2024a chromosome 6, EG11, whole genome shotgun sequence genome:
GGGGGCACCGACTTCGACTGTCGgaacccgacctaaagtcgggacacattttACTCTCGGGGCTGAACAAGTTGCTGAAGCCCTACCGACTTATGCGAGTTGGTGACTTGACTAAGTCAGCGACtaacgttcgacattgcagacatATTTGGCATTGCAAACAGGGGGAGAAGGCAAAAGAAGAATTCATTCAAGACTTAAAGAAATTTTTTCCATAAACAAAGGAAAGTCTACAAGGTAAAGGCCGGAGCCCGATTACAATCCAAAGAAAAACAGAAGACAAAATAAAACCGACTAATCATCGGAGTCGACGTCCTCCATTGGACGACGATGCGAGTTGGTCGGAAGGTCTGCTCCGACTTCAGCCATCGGAGCCGACTGATCTTCGGCAACCGGCTCTGCgacgtcttcggcttccgccctggtggagagaccATCCGACGCTGGTCTGGCCGTCTCCTCcgagctggggcctccgaccctgGCAGAATCATGTTGCTAAGGTCAAGTtcggggtacaagctccgaacggcttcccgggcatcttcgtacccgacttggtacgagaggtagccgctctcgaggagctcttcgcggtactcctctgagtcccggaagacctcgaccgcccgacccaaagccaccttcgccgactctgattcggctttggcaacgtctgcgtcggcctgagcggcggcatggccctcttcagccttggcgaggttctcgagactcgcccgaagttgctcgcgctcgccctccaactctttgccgacgctatctcgctcgtgtcggagccgacggatggtccgggacttcttggccgcgtcatccttcgccgacttgagctccgactccagcgacgccttggcctccttgagtccggagatctcctccgaaaatcgggagacctccccctcgagtcagttctcccggtcgaccgactgttgaaattggtcgagaaggacggccttctcggcttcgaggcccgcgaccttatctctccaggccgcgcgcatgtccccaaacttccgatatccggcctccagctcggatatgttgaagaccagctgcacaaaaaagAGCCGACTGTTAGTAAGCCGAACTTGCGATGCTACGATTAAAAACAGAGGGAAGGGGAGCTTACCCGAatcatcatcggatagaaggacgacagcatgtcggagacacgctggttcttcatcgcttcgatgtcggcgggaaggaggagtgcttggcatagtctcctggccaagtcgtggttggccaggcccgacgcaccctcgggaagcggaaagtcggccgacccgcccgccgaccgaccttcgtcacccgacgccattggggccttacctcggcttgccgtccaggccctgacgtcggagatagacggcaagctcgagcccgaccgagtctcggcaGACGGCGCGGCGGTGGCATGCGTCGGCAGCTCAGGTTCGCGGACTCCCTCCCGAACCTCCGAAATCTGCTGGGCGGTCGGCGTGCCCCGGCAGAGTCAGCCGCTCGACGGTCGGGCGAAGCAGCTCCCCCgactgacggtccctcggacgggacatcaacaagcactgtcggcaccgacagtgcgatcaccggctccgcctccgacccggctggttcgctcggcggaaccacgcggggcctcttgggaggctgcgacggtccggcacctgccgccggcctcttcctcacggcgtgctgacgtatgtcggctgccgacagtcgcgtcctcggcggcatatctgaaaaagacgacgaaaggttagagctaaagaagaagacagaaaagaagatgaagatgtcgggagaatgcaaaccgacctaaacgggggaccgggctaaggccggcgtcgtacaaggcctgctcggtgacgagctcgctctgcttcggcaccgagatatcctttagccgatggaagtcctcccgatcatcggcctccacccgactgttctcatttggatcggttcgggggttcccccaacggactggaaacccccaaggggcagaagacgacgtgaagaagaactggttcttccatccgtgaatggatgttggaagaccagtaatgaaagagagccctttccgaggaatgaagtaccaccaccctcgggctttagggtgagggcggaggacaaagaaaactcggaaaagagagatccgaggttcggtcggcaaaagccgacacaggagggcgaagctgactatcagccgaactgagttcggcgcaagttgtgccgggcataacccgtaatagtccagaacgttccggacgaactccggaatcgggaatcgaaggccggcccggagatcctccagatagaaggccacctgaccctcgggcgggctattaacccgaccatcggcgccaggggcgaacagccgaatctgctccgggacgcagtactgctcccggagccgatcaacgttcggccccgaaagtgaagaagcctccacctccggggatgaccgagtgtcttcggtcagctctcccgaccgactacctcgtggggacgtcctagccatgagctcaaagaaatggcaaggaagaaaggaaaaagaaagaggggggaaGGCTACTCTAGCCCTTGGAAGGAAAGAGTCGCAAGTGGGAGACAAAGCGGAGAAGTACCTGGAGCGGAGGCTcaagcgggcagagtctcgactgtaaaaatgagaggggtaaaaaaccatgtgggggtaactttgtatatatagtgctccccaacggtcgagatgaaggcacgcacAGCAAAGGCTCCCCAGATTTCGCCGCGTGGCATCATCAGGGCCGTCCaacggtccgacggttcgacgcaccctcCTTCAGATcgtgccacgtcgcctccatccgctccaccgaacgCGAACCGACGGCCACACGCCACGTGTCGCGGGGGACGCGACGTTTTGTCTTCCCGACGGGACGCGACGTTTGGAGTTCCCGAGGGAACGGCGGGAatgacggttccacttcccgatgggacacgacggttccacttcccgatgggacatgacacctggcaccggttttatcgctgacaccggcgggacatccggcacggcgggacgtccggcgccgaccgacacctgatgctgatgggacgagacgtccGGCGCCGACTGGATGTCGGGCGCCGGTAAACCTCTCGACATTTACAGGGCGCCGGACACCGTATcaatcggcggtacggtcggatcctcgcgtacgacaaatccactcctagtcgccagctcatcacccgacttaggagtggaggggggcaactgttgggggatacccaccgaccgaccgaccgactatcggagggcccgaccggctgtcggcccgactgaccgtctccgactgaaagccgggagtgaccgactaacggacgctactgacggctttccaatggcccaatcgccgactggaggtatgtcgggcgtatccctcccgaTTGACCggacccagaggccgactcacatgaaactcgccgactgacggaggaacccgacgccactctgctggccaccgaccaagggtcggccgtctcctcccatcgccgtacagccgccggaccttgtcagctctgacacggacatgcggcacagttccccaggggcattgtcccgccgagagcgaagtcaaccctggtgattagacggccacacggcgacatgacatttccacggcggctctgacagtctacagtgagttgacagttcctcactcgtCCGCGCCATTGataacggcgccataccgtgctccactatatataccggggaaggcaacagtgcaaggggtcgatccgcccgtctctcccacatacgcaggctcgcctctctctccctctctccctctcagagctctctgtctgcattttactgttgcccagtcacctctctgacttgaccgtcggagggtccccaccggagccgcctccggtcagtgcggacttccttttgcaggtgcacgcttcccggcgatcggacgacgaggcgattggccgcaacaggaactattttaaataaatttttttaataaacttCAGACTGATTCAAACTATATGATAAAGATCACTTGTTTAAATTGGCTGATCTAGGGCTTAGTTAGGTTGATCCATTGATTTAAGGAGTAAAGGAAAAGATTTGGAAACATGCTCGATATTATCCTAAGGCAAATTTTTGATTGaatgtgataaaaaataaatagaatatcaTCTGGCATGCACCTTGCTGTGCCGTGCTCGTGCATATGTGAAATATAGAATTTACCTCTCCTAAGACCCTCCAAGCAAAAATAAACGAGGAAAGATCATTTgtaaatataaagataaatttgTTCCTTTCCAGTATAGAACCAAAAATTTTACAAAGCTTTAGCtgtttaggagaaaaaaaaaatttgagttttcCTCCAAAACCCTGACACAGTGTTAGTGCTACCACTTGATCAATCCCTTTTGTCTCCATATCCACTGATACATCCATCTGTCCTGCCGCATAACAATAACAAGTCATGGATAAAGGCAGTCTGATGTTTGATCTTTTAAATTCCAACAAAAAGATGTCAgaactctcaaaatttttctgaTGATCTGTTTCATTTATTGACAGTATTGGCGGTTCATGGGTCTAAACAATATCCTGCATTACTTTTTGAGGTTgtcccctttctttttttctttcaaatgggATGGTGAAAGTATTTCTGAAATTAACGTCCATTGACGAGGTTGACATATCAAGGCATCATTATAGCAATTCCATCCTTTTCTTATCTAATCTATACTAttgtttttttaataaaaaaagttaAATTCATGTCTGTATCAATCTTTCCCCCAGAATTAGTATTGATTTTTTAagcaaaactttaaaaaaaaaataatgacataCTACTATAATTTCTTTCTTTAAAGAAAATTGTCTAGTTGGTTAAGTTCCCTTCTTATACATTTCTTCAGCCACTCTTACGTCCTTCCAAACTTAATCTAATCCACCAAACTTACCTTCccgcaatttcatctctttaaaaATCTAAATGATGTACATCTGtcaattctttttatttttaaatgtgCGCTTGCACATGGTCTGTGTATTAGTTTTGTGTTAGAAAGCACCATAGCAAAATCCTTTAAAAAAACAATGCATCAATAACCATGAAAAGAATATTATGAAGTGCATCGCTGTTGGATTTTGTCGTATAAAAGAGCAACATGAAGTGATTATAAAACTGCTTTCGATGATTGATAAGTTTTATCAACTGGTAATAGAGGAATCCTAGTATTCTACTAGCTCTGCTTTCTTGTTAAGGTTAATGGATAATTCTTTTAGGAGCCTGTACGAGTTGGATGCTGCAAGGTTTAAGATAACGTTGGTTAAGATATATGTACAAGCGCAACAAACAGCAGCTTATAAttgctgcatttttttttttttttcagtggcAAGCATATAATTGCCGAATTTTAGCGGTACAAAACCTCCATTTACTTGAACCCATGATACTTTTTGAAGGATTTCACAGCATCACTGAATATTTTTTTGGTTACTCTTATGCTTCTCACAATTGATACGTAGGAACTGAATACTTCCAACTTATCCTTGTTTTCGACTCTCTCTTCAGATTTGACTCTGTGATTTATCTCgattaaataaattttggatGGTTAAGCCTCCCTTcatctaaataaataaataaaaacaaaacgaaaaaacaaaaaaataaaaacaaacaaaaaaaacaagAAAACGTAGGCCCTAGTTGCAGATACCGAGTTCTATGCAGCCACATGGATTATATTCTGGGCGGAGTTTTTTTGAGCAATTATTTCTAGCTGAAATTAGCTGGAAGGAAGATAAGGTAACACTTTAAGAAAAAGCTTGAAATTTGGACCACACGAGGTTTAGAGATGTGTTGGAGCGACCATGAGTTTCATGGAAACGACCGCTTCTATTAAAGTTCAGGGGCCGGATAAGGCTCACCTGCTTTTAAACGATATGTatcatatagttttttttttttacagattttTTCGAAGAAGACAACCGTAAAGGATCATTAGCACTATGGCCACTCGTTGGGTTCGCCTAGATGATGGGGAGGGGATATCCTTCTTCAAATTCATTTTTCGAATCGAACATTTTTCGACAGGATTGGGATTTCATAATCATGCTCAGGAGAGATAGTTATGTTGGGATGTCTTCCTCTAATCtctttttatttatcaaaaaaaatcattagCTCTAATTGTAgatgttatcaaaaaaaaaaaaaaaaaaaaaaaaaaaacaagaagaagaaagaggtggAGGAGGAAGCCTAATTAAGTCAATGTAGCTAGGTTCATAGTGTGTAGCGATAGTGGGAGCTGAGTTGTTCGTTTGACACCACTTCTTAGTTGCCGTACACCTAGATTTTGTGCGCGCCACCGCCGCCCGCCCCCCCGCCCTTCttttttgctttctttctttttgacaCCTAGGTTGTCCAAACTGTTGGCTTCTTTTGTCCTTACATGGTGGCTACAATGGGCAAATAGAGGATCATAAAGAAGCGATATAGCAAAAAGTTTACCTGGCTGTATTCTAGCGCTTAAGGGTGATTAGAATATTTTCTCAAATAAAGTGTGACTAGGGAGAAAATGATCTATCAAAAAAGTTGAAGCATAAATGAAGTATCTTTTGCAGGGTAGCTTTTTGTTGGATATTGTCTAAAATTTTCTATTTGAACAGGGTTTGCATTTGTAGATTTTTGTGTAAAAGGTTTTGTTGAGATTTTCCTTGGACAACAAAAAAGTGTTATATTGCTTATTGAAGATGAAATAAGGCTTGCAGGCTTCATAATTATATCCCTGGCCTATATTACTTGATTATATGAGGAAGGTATGGTTTAGATCCTTTGCGGAACAAAAGCCAAATGCTTATATTGTATCAATCAAGATTCTCTACGTGGACTATATGTAGAGTGTCGTGTAGCTCTTGGTAGCCGCTATTAAACAATATGCATCATATATGGcatcatatatattcatgaaTTGTCTTGTTTGCTGGCCGTTCATCTCTTGATAGCAGCCATCGAGGATCGATTATACAGTACTCTACGATATCATCCATGCACTGGAAAGATGCTCTTATTACACTCCCACAATGCATTCGGTACTCTTATATCATCCATCTTATGTGCATCTCAGCATCTCAAAATAGTGCGATGAATAGCATGTGCATGCAATGAGCCTCAATGTTATGCTCAGCAGGAAGATAAGTACGTTAGAATTTtacattatttatttatgttCAAGCGCGTGCGATGACCCTCTAAATTATGCTCATGAGGAAATTAAGTATATGAAAatttcattttaattatttatgtccAAGTGCATCAGGTCATGTTCCCTTGAAACTGTAGTTATTCCTCATCAATTCTCTAATTCCGTCCCTGAAGTTTTAACAGGGGAACTTCAAGAATTACTTAAATTCCATGATTTTTTGGCTCATAATTTgtcattttagaaagaaaaattctttatgcaccttATCGGGTGTTTTGAGTGAGCATAAATCGTATTTTCTTTATAGAAGTGCGAGGGataaaattgaaaaatttatGCACGCATAGAAGGAGATAAAaccatattttctctctttaccgctaaaaaaaattctatttcactattttctctctttaccactataggggtgtttggttggaaaAAGTAAGGGTCTGGAATTAAAATCAGAATAGatgactcaatctatatagaactcaattcctactcttctctatggattcaaatttctattttaatttcgatttcgattctaatTCCGATCATAAACCAAATATTTCGGAGGATTTggtcattctgattctgattccaaaTCATTTTGATTTTCATTTCCATTTCGATTTTGGCTACGAACCAAACATCTCCCAAAAGAAATCCTCTCTCAAGGGAAAAAGGAAACCTGAGTATATGTCCTTGTTGTTCTTGCTGTTAGCACTACAAACCACCCTTCTCTTCTTTGAAGGAACCCATACCCCACCGAGTTCATACATCACTCTTCTCCATAACATATGTAAATTAGTTTCCATGCACATGCATCATTCTACAATTAATTGAAAGTCTCTTATATCAAAGTCAAGATTTGAGTACCAAGAAAGCAAAGCTTGCTACCATAtagaaaagaaaccataaaagaaGGAGAACTAATTGCAAATAAACGCTCCTCTtcatctttctaattatcattggAAGGAGGTTACTTTCAAAGTCTGCAACAGAATAAAGAACCCAAGAAGAATCATCCTCACCCTCCCATCAACCTCTTTTCCTTCTCCAACCTACCAAGCAAGCTGTCAAGCGCTCTCATCACATTAACCTGCCTCTGTAGCGCCTCGACGTAGTCTGCCGTCTCCTCGAAGAGCCGGTCCATCGCCAAGTCCTCGCCACCAGGGACAAGCTCTTGAAGAGCTCTCAGTTTTCTCGCTATCTCTTTTACCTCATCGTCTCCCTCTTCTCCAACCAAGTCTTCAGCCACCTTAGAAGGAGTCAAGCCTTCTTTCTGGCACCCGCACGCACCGTTTCCTGTCCTTCGAAGGAGGCGGTCGCGGAGGGCGCGACTCCAGTGGCGGCCACGGGAGGACTCGGCAAGGCCCATCTCGGCTGCCATCTTGATCCGCCTTCCCCTCTCGAGGAAGCCGGCATTGGTGGTGGTTGATGTTCTGATGAAGGAGAGGGTTTTGTTGTTGCCTTGGTTCTCCATAGGGGGGTGGATTGGTGTTTGTTTGGGTGCAGAGAGAGAGCATATATGTTTGAGAGAGGATGAAGTAGGGGGATACATCTACTGTTGGAAATTATAGAAAGAAATGTCAATGTGCCAGCTGGGAGGAGGGGCCCGCTGGGAGTTTTGCTTCACAAGCACAATTGTTCTTGGATTCTGTGGAATCTCTTCTAGGAGTGCATGTTGCACCTTGGCCTGCTTGTGTATGGCTGGGGCTAAGCTGATGTTTTGGCATAATAGCCAATGCTTGATTGCTTCCTTCCTTTCTTAAACAATTCtactatatattattaattttaaagacaAGGTCTGTTGATAGTTTTGCATTACACAATACCCGTCGATGCCGGTAAACCTTCCTAACTATGATAAGAACAGGTTTCGGATAGAGATGTTCGATATAAACCTGTTTAACTTATCTAGTTTGTTGTTGTGATATTGAGAATTTGGATGTGCTTCATGGCCTATGTGAGGTAATAGATACAAATTGGAATGGATATATGAAAAGAAGTAAACAGTAATCTTTTGTCTCACTTTCAAACAAGATTTTGACATCATGATGTCTAACAAACTAATCCATGTTTTATTGGGCAGAGGTTTGACATCAGAGGAAGAAAACTTTAAGGTTGCAATTATGCACATGAAAGCATGTTACAGGCGCCCTAGGTACACATGTGGACTATAGTCACATGCACATGCCTGTCCCCTCAGTAGCTGGCAACAGATCATTGCCTTacttatcaattaatatctatttaTATAACCAATTAAAGTCAGAAAGGACAAGTAATGCTTATGTGAGATAAAAATCTGCCAATAAGAACATGAATTTGTCAGAAGATTGGATGCAAAGGAAGAACTAATTGCAGGGTGTCAACCCAGCAAACTTATCAAATTCATGTTTATCTGGTGCCAATGTTGAAGCTCCATACAGCTCATGAAACAATGTGGGTCATGTGATTATCTTGCATACTTCATGCAATAAGTAACATTAAATAATGTCTGACTTTTTTCAAAAAACTCTTAGCACTTCATCATCAAGGAAGTCATCCCTTGTTCTTGTAATTGCTTGCAAGAggagctgattcagtttgcatcTTGATGCAGTTATGTTAGGATGCCGATATGTGCCCCAGGATTGGAAGGTAATTCATGGGGTTCACTTGGTTCTACTCCGTAAACCCATGGAGCACATTGACATCCTAATGTGACCACATCATGATGTGAGCTAAACCATTTGCTTTGAGAAAATGCTTCTTTGAGTTATTTATCAAAAACGTGTTTGCTACGTATTGTATCCTGTCTCGGTTGCTTCATACCCATTTTGAGGACAACTCTAATGTTGATTGGTTTGGTTGGGTTTGGATCTATATAGATAGTATGCTTATAATCCTGTATTCTGACCATAAACCATTTGTAATTTTAGACCCATGGATATATCTACCTTATTGACAATAACTTCACAAAGGGGCTTCAAAAAATTAAGAATCAATCACTAAACAtaatcttaaagacaaaaggtttATTGCCAAGTTATCTTACAAAAAAAACATAGAGAGACAACATAGTTATGTGAGGTCACTTTATATTTCCTATAAAGGAGAAACGCAAAGATTGATAACATTACATCCTGCCAGCATCAGGTACGATCTTCTGCCCCACTTTCCGAGCTTTAATCCATCCCTCCATGTGCCTCCCATGACATCCCCCACATGCTCCCGCTCCGACTGCAAACTAGGATTTAAAACGGTGCAAAAGTTACCGTGACGAGCTCCTGTCAGCGTAGTACCAGGGGATGTAATAcatacccccccccccccccccccccatcaAGAAATAATATCCTACACCAAATGCATCATATTAGCAGTATATATCATACCATTCACTTTTCTTGTTCCCATGAACCTTCCTCATCATACGGTTAGTCTCAAATTATCATcctcattttttttagattattccTACGATACAACATTATGATAGTACATCTgatgtaggatataatttctccacCTTATCTCATCGGAGTAATTAAAGAAAGCCCAATCTTATTAGGCCATATCCATTTACTTCTCTTAAATCCAACGTCATACCGCTCTCTTCCGTACATAATCCGAGAAATAACAACCATTATACCCTTAAACCCTATATCACTGTAACACAATATAGGATGTTAATTgaagtaatatttttaaaatttagatcttcatATATTTATTCTGATTTCAGCCGGACAAAGCTGAAAAATAATAATGCCTATGAGAACAACCATTACTTCTATAAGAAAATCAAATCAAGAGTTCTACTGGACAAATAAAGAGGTTGTTTTTGCTTTAACAATGAACTATGGTTTCAGAAAGGATTCCTAGTTTGAATTTATTTGGTACTATCAAAATCTTGTTGCTACTTAGAGATGCTATCGATACTCACAAACTACTAAAAAGTGTACCCTATCTAGATCTGACTTGCCTCAACCATACAATGGTATAGGTTTAACTTTTTACGAACCCAACCCGACTTGACCTAATTCAGAGATGATGATATATCCTATATATATAATCTACAATTTTATTCTTGCATCCCTCAAATGTTTTACAAAACATTAGTTATACCTTgaggataaatcatcagtgaatactTTTGAAGGGATGAATGGGCCGGATTAAGTTTTCTGAATAGCAGTACCTACTTGAGACCCATATTCAGTCTGGATCCATAACTAATCCAACTCAAACCCGGACACAAACATCTGCTAACCCAATTCAGACCTGCTTGCTGTGTGATCCAACCTAATCTGGGTAGCGTGTAAGGTAAGATATGGATCCGGAGGCGCGTAACAGGTACCAGA
Coding sequences within it:
- the LOC105047203 gene encoding transcription factor bHLH149, whose product is MENQGNNKTLSFIRTSTTTNAGFLERGRRIKMAAEMGLAESSRGRHWSRALRDRLLRRTGNGACGCQKEGLTPSKVAEDLVGEEGDDEVKEIARKLRALQELVPGGEDLAMDRLFEETADYVEALQRQVNVMRALDSLLGRLEKEKRLMGG